Proteins from a genomic interval of Phenylobacterium sp. LH3H17:
- a CDS encoding glycoside hydrolase family protein has product MSTMKPRHRISRAAIDLIKRFEGYRRKSAQLPGGGWTIGYGHTLTAREGVEVSESDAEALLLYDLIAVAHAVNEHVFAPLTQNQFDALVAFAFNIGVENFQRSSVLRRLNEGQLLQAACAMELWRKADFDGERIVVDALVRRRSVEKTLFLTPPGGFVPAPTPILPPNVDMDSQGVVPRQVPTALTVPLDGEHTFIERDEVLPPPVEPDEGEASPALSAAEAVTSRLSTIFAEPQAAEPPGPEAQDALVLTPPEEDFSREALNRVAPETPEPANEPEPSLFDPPLTVANDLVEAPAASEPEPEPVTGPEAAVEAPTAETAADEPMVLLREPARAKPSLLVPAVLAVAGIGIFSGGVLSGVNNMNTLAWIAGVIGIGLFAVAVYQLLDRLGQVEPDEAFAYETDDEIDAAEDDRDQ; this is encoded by the coding sequence ATGTCGACCATGAAACCGCGTCATCGGATATCCCGCGCCGCGATCGATCTGATCAAGCGGTTCGAGGGATACCGCCGCAAGTCGGCCCAGCTTCCGGGCGGCGGCTGGACGATCGGCTATGGCCACACCCTGACGGCCCGCGAAGGCGTCGAGGTCTCGGAGAGCGACGCCGAGGCCCTGCTGCTCTACGACCTGATCGCCGTCGCCCACGCGGTGAATGAGCACGTCTTCGCCCCACTGACCCAGAACCAGTTCGATGCCCTGGTCGCCTTCGCGTTCAATATCGGCGTCGAGAACTTCCAGCGTTCCTCGGTCCTGCGCCGCCTGAACGAAGGCCAACTTCTGCAGGCCGCCTGCGCCATGGAGCTGTGGCGCAAGGCTGATTTCGACGGCGAGCGGATCGTGGTCGACGCCCTGGTGCGTCGCAGGTCTGTCGAGAAGACCCTGTTCCTGACCCCGCCGGGCGGCTTCGTACCCGCGCCGACGCCGATCCTGCCGCCCAATGTGGACATGGATTCGCAAGGGGTCGTGCCCCGCCAGGTTCCCACCGCCCTGACCGTGCCCCTGGACGGCGAGCATACCTTCATCGAGCGCGACGAAGTCCTGCCGCCCCCGGTCGAGCCGGACGAGGGCGAGGCCAGCCCCGCGCTCAGCGCGGCTGAGGCGGTCACCTCGCGACTGTCGACCATCTTCGCCGAGCCACAGGCCGCCGAGCCGCCCGGGCCCGAGGCGCAAGACGCCCTTGTGCTCACCCCGCCCGAGGAGGACTTCAGCCGCGAGGCGTTGAACCGCGTCGCGCCGGAGACGCCCGAGCCGGCAAACGAGCCCGAGCCGAGCCTGTTCGATCCCCCGCTGACGGTCGCCAACGATCTCGTCGAGGCGCCTGCCGCATCGGAACCCGAGCCTGAACCCGTCACCGGGCCGGAGGCCGCGGTGGAAGCTCCCACCGCCGAGACCGCGGCCGACGAGCCCATGGTTCTGCTGCGGGAGCCGGCGCGGGCCAAGCCTTCGCTGCTGGTCCCCGCCGTCCTGGCGGTGGCCGGGATCGGCATCTTCAGCGGCGGCGTCCTGAGCGGCGTCAACAACATGAACACCCTGGCCTGGATCGCCGGCGTGATCGGCATCGGCCTCTTCGCCGTGGCGGTCTATCAGCTGCTGGACCGTCTCGGACAGGTGGAGCCCGACGAGGCCTTCGCGTACGAAACCGACGACGAAATTGACGCTGCGGAAGACGACCGCGACCAATAG
- a CDS encoding DUF3574 domain-containing protein, whose amino-acid sequence MARVLPLSCCLALLALGGCASLSGPACPVGQEPMRTAQLFFGRNIGHKPGVSEADFRAFVDQELTPRFPEGLTVLDGGGQWKGDENKMIREASKVVVLVLPLRGDSGDKLDAARRAYVRKFHQDSVMLVTQPACVAF is encoded by the coding sequence ATGGCGCGAGTCCTCCCTCTGTCCTGCTGTTTGGCCCTGCTGGCGCTCGGCGGCTGCGCGAGCCTGAGCGGTCCGGCCTGTCCCGTGGGCCAGGAGCCCATGCGCACCGCCCAGCTCTTCTTCGGCCGCAACATCGGCCACAAGCCCGGGGTGTCGGAGGCCGACTTCCGCGCGTTCGTCGACCAGGAGCTGACCCCGCGCTTCCCGGAAGGCCTCACCGTCCTGGACGGCGGCGGCCAATGGAAGGGCGACGAGAACAAGATGATCCGCGAGGCGTCGAAGGTGGTCGTCCTGGTCCTGCCCCTGCGGGGTGATTCCGGCGACAAGCTGGACGCCGCGCGCCGGGCCTATGTCCGCAAGTTCCACCAGGACTCGGTGATGCTGGTCACCCAGCCGGCCTGCGTGGCGTTCTAG
- a CDS encoding helix-turn-helix domain-containing protein yields MSSAAAVGDHLREWRQRRRLSQLDLALDAEISTRHLSFLETGRAQPSRDMVLRLADQLEIPLRERNVILVAAGFAPVFPQRALDDPALAAARRAVDIILKGHEPFPALAVDRGWNLVSANRMIPMLLDGVDPELLAAPTNVLRLTLHPRGLAARVANLHEWRAHLLDRLRREVELTADARLGQLLTELRAYPIPGGQPPRKASDEYGGVAIPFQLNTPAGVLSFFSTTTVFGTPVDVTLQELTLETFFPADTATAEALRTMAGGLD; encoded by the coding sequence ATGTCATCTGCAGCCGCGGTGGGCGACCACCTCCGGGAGTGGCGCCAGCGCCGCCGGTTGAGCCAACTCGACCTGGCCCTCGACGCCGAGATCTCCACGCGCCACCTGAGCTTCCTCGAGACCGGCCGGGCCCAGCCGAGCCGCGACATGGTCCTGCGCCTGGCCGACCAGCTCGAAATCCCGCTCCGGGAGCGCAATGTGATCCTGGTCGCCGCCGGTTTCGCGCCGGTCTTCCCGCAGCGGGCCCTGGACGACCCGGCGCTGGCCGCCGCTCGCCGGGCTGTGGACATTATCCTGAAGGGCCACGAACCCTTCCCGGCCCTCGCTGTCGACCGCGGCTGGAACCTGGTCAGCGCCAACCGTATGATTCCGATGCTGCTGGACGGGGTCGATCCCGAGTTGCTGGCCGCGCCGACCAACGTCCTGCGCCTGACACTGCACCCCAGGGGCCTCGCGGCGCGGGTGGCCAACCTTCATGAGTGGCGCGCCCATCTGCTGGACCGCCTGCGCCGGGAGGTCGAGCTGACCGCCGATGCGCGCCTGGGCCAGCTGCTGACCGAGCTCCGGGCCTATCCCATCCCCGGCGGCCAGCCGCCGCGCAAGGCCTCGGACGAGTATGGCGGGGTGGCGATCCCCTTCCAGCTCAACACTCCGGCCGGGGTGTTGTCGTTCTTCAGCACCACCACGGTGTTCGGCACGCCTGTGGACGTGACCCTGCAGGAACTGACGCTGGAGACCTTCTTCCCGGCCGACACCGCCACGGCCGAGGCCCTGCGGACCATGGCCGGAGGGTTGGACTAG
- a CDS encoding sigma factor-like helix-turn-helix DNA-binding protein, producing MSRALASLSRAPQSSAIGRRLMCLTEDQRLAVALVLIEGLSYREAASVLGTPKGALTSCRVWERNAILARLGGEGSAA from the coding sequence GTGTCGCGCGCACTTGCGAGCCTCTCCAGGGCTCCGCAATCCTCAGCGATCGGTCGGCGACTGATGTGCTTGACGGAAGACCAACGCCTCGCTGTGGCCCTGGTGCTGATCGAGGGACTATCCTATCGAGAGGCCGCTTCGGTGTTGGGGACGCCGAAAGGCGCCCTGACCAGCTGCCGGGTCTGGGAACGTAATGCGATATTGGCCCGCCTGGGCGGCGAGGGGAGCGCGGCATGA
- a CDS encoding anti-sigma factor encodes MSRITDEMIARYVDGELDAVGVAAVDAAVAADPALGARIVRESHLRAVAARALGDVLTEPVPERMRQAVEASARSAEIIKLDFKKPRGGPVAPAAPKPSRLPAWAAAAACLVVGMLVAQAFGMITTKPFETAPRAGQPASAALTVALDRKLSGEAGLVQVGLSFRDGGGQVCRTFQIDRTAGVACRRERGWSVRMATGAPAAPAGGSGDYRMAAPATPPAVLETVDAMIAGEPLDRPQEVAARKAGWK; translated from the coding sequence ATGAGCCGGATCACCGACGAGATGATCGCCCGCTATGTGGATGGCGAACTGGACGCGGTAGGCGTGGCCGCCGTTGACGCGGCCGTGGCGGCCGACCCAGCCCTGGGCGCCAGGATCGTGCGCGAGAGCCACCTGCGCGCCGTCGCGGCCCGGGCCCTGGGCGACGTGCTCACCGAGCCGGTTCCCGAGCGGATGCGCCAGGCCGTGGAAGCCAGCGCCCGCAGCGCCGAGATCATCAAGCTCGACTTCAAGAAGCCGCGAGGCGGACCCGTCGCGCCCGCGGCCCCCAAGCCCTCGCGATTGCCGGCCTGGGCCGCGGCGGCGGCGTGCCTGGTGGTGGGGATGCTTGTGGCCCAGGCCTTCGGCATGATCACGACCAAGCCCTTCGAAACCGCGCCCCGGGCGGGCCAGCCCGCGTCCGCGGCCCTGACCGTGGCCTTGGACCGCAAGCTCTCGGGCGAGGCGGGCCTGGTGCAGGTCGGCCTCAGCTTCCGTGACGGCGGCGGCCAGGTCTGCAGGACCTTCCAGATCGACCGGACGGCCGGCGTCGCCTGCCGGCGCGAGAGAGGCTGGAGCGTGCGGATGGCGACCGGCGCGCCCGCCGCGCCCGCCGGCGGGAGCGGCGACTATCGGATGGCCGCCCCGGCGACCCCGCCGGCAGTGCTGGAAACCGTTGACGCCATGATCGCCGGCGAGCCCCTGGACCGGCCCCAGGAAGTCGCCGCCCGCAAGGCCGGCTGGAAATAG
- a CDS encoding patatin-like phospholipase family protein yields MATLPDIPSDSALARLFNEERAQGDATWFSLPGGATLYKAGEPADHLYLVRAGRLGAFRREEGGETQFLGVIRPGEPAGEMSLIAGAPHSAQVVALRDSEIYALPRDVFFEACDTDGSVMIELAKLMILRSRQAATKASVGVPSVFGFVCLGEPTPLRAVVDKIAREIGRLGYTVTVVGAEAQNAPTEWFSGVERDYEVVLYVAEAGDQGWRQVVGRQVDRLFRVGKGDTAPPKDGVATEPLQAQHLVDLILIQKKTTQTPRGSEAWVAAAKPARLFHLRRDNSEDIKRIARVLTGQSVGLVLSGGGARAYAHVGAINALRERGVPIDFVGGSSMGAIIGAGLALGWQSEEMDLRIRDAFVNTSPLDDIALPLLAMTHGGKVKERLAQHFGDTHIADLWLPFFCVSSDLTTGTYHLHKSGLLRDALRASIALPGVMPPATTEDDHVLVDGAVMKNFPADVMRISQIGPIVGVDVSRGRSIMADDVARPASVWRWLWSGDWRKGPPIVSLLMRAATVSTGRDLAAAREATDVLITPDVTGVEIRDWSAYDPAVAAGYKATLEALDKLTLPVTELRQRASDRNFRK; encoded by the coding sequence GTGGCCACCCTGCCCGACATCCCGTCCGACTCGGCGCTGGCGCGCCTCTTCAACGAAGAGCGCGCCCAGGGCGACGCCACGTGGTTTTCCCTGCCGGGCGGGGCGACCCTCTACAAGGCCGGGGAACCGGCCGATCACCTCTATCTGGTGCGCGCCGGGCGTCTGGGCGCCTTCCGGCGCGAGGAGGGTGGCGAGACCCAGTTCCTCGGCGTGATCCGGCCCGGCGAGCCGGCCGGGGAGATGTCGCTGATCGCCGGAGCGCCGCACTCGGCCCAGGTGGTGGCCCTGCGCGACTCCGAGATATACGCCTTGCCCCGGGACGTCTTCTTCGAGGCCTGCGACACCGACGGCTCGGTGATGATCGAGTTGGCCAAGCTGATGATCCTGCGGTCGCGCCAGGCCGCCACCAAGGCCTCGGTGGGCGTACCCTCGGTGTTCGGCTTCGTCTGCCTCGGCGAGCCCACGCCGCTGCGGGCCGTCGTGGACAAGATCGCCCGCGAAATTGGCCGGCTCGGCTATACGGTCACCGTGGTCGGCGCCGAGGCCCAGAACGCACCCACCGAATGGTTCTCGGGGGTGGAGCGCGACTATGAGGTGGTGCTCTATGTGGCGGAGGCCGGTGACCAGGGCTGGCGGCAGGTGGTGGGCCGCCAGGTCGATCGGTTGTTCCGGGTCGGCAAGGGCGACACCGCGCCGCCGAAGGACGGCGTCGCCACCGAGCCCCTGCAGGCTCAGCACCTGGTCGACCTGATCCTGATCCAGAAGAAGACCACCCAGACGCCCAGGGGCTCCGAGGCCTGGGTCGCCGCGGCAAAGCCCGCCCGCCTGTTCCACCTGCGGCGCGACAATAGCGAGGACATCAAGCGCATCGCCCGGGTGCTCACCGGCCAATCGGTGGGCCTGGTGCTCTCGGGCGGCGGCGCGCGGGCTTACGCCCACGTGGGTGCGATCAACGCCCTGCGCGAGCGTGGGGTGCCGATCGACTTCGTCGGCGGCTCGTCCATGGGGGCGATCATCGGGGCGGGCCTCGCGCTCGGCTGGCAGAGCGAGGAGATGGACCTCCGCATCCGCGACGCCTTCGTCAACACAAGTCCCCTCGACGACATCGCCCTGCCCCTGTTGGCCATGACCCATGGTGGCAAGGTCAAGGAGCGCCTAGCCCAGCATTTCGGCGACACCCATATCGCCGACCTGTGGCTGCCGTTCTTCTGCGTCTCCTCGGACCTCACCACCGGCACCTATCACCTCCACAAGAGCGGGCTGCTGCGCGACGCCTTGCGCGCCTCGATCGCCCTGCCGGGGGTGATGCCGCCGGCCACGACCGAGGACGACCACGTCCTGGTCGACGGCGCGGTGATGAAGAATTTCCCGGCCGACGTCATGCGCATCTCCCAGATCGGCCCAATCGTCGGCGTCGATGTGAGCCGCGGCCGCTCTATCATGGCCGACGACGTGGCCCGCCCGGCCTCGGTCTGGCGCTGGCTCTGGTCGGGCGACTGGCGAAAGGGGCCGCCGATCGTTTCCTTGCTGATGCGCGCCGCGACGGTTTCCACCGGACGCGACCTGGCCGCGGCGCGGGAGGCCACCGACGTTCTGATCACCCCGGACGTGACCGGGGTCGAGATCCGCGACTGGTCCGCCTACGATCCCGCCGTCGCCGCTGGCTACAAGGCGACCCTGGAAGCGCTGGACAAGCTGACCCTTCCCGTCACGGAGCTGCGTCAACGCGCAAGTGATCGTAACTTTCGCAAGTGA
- a CDS encoding enoyl-CoA hydratase-related protein, whose product MTNPIADPLVEVPDTDAASGLVLIEATPEGVATVTLNRAARRNAFDDHLIAALHEAFETLQGAEGVRVVFLRGAGGTFSAGADLEWMRDAIERSEADNREDALAMAVMLKSLRDMPALTVALVEGGAFGGGAGLAAACDLAVSTADAKFSFSEVRLGLIAATISPYVVEAIGPRQARGLFATGRVFDAAYADKIGLVTEVVADTAALDAARDRIAAEMMACAPGAVEASKKLVDDVAHRPVEDVMEETAKRIARARVGEEGQEGVRAFLAKRKPNWAV is encoded by the coding sequence ATGACCAACCCCATCGCCGACCCCCTGGTCGAGGTCCCCGACACCGACGCAGCTTCCGGGCTGGTCCTGATCGAGGCCACCCCGGAGGGCGTCGCCACCGTGACCCTGAACCGCGCCGCGCGCCGCAACGCCTTCGACGACCACCTGATCGCCGCCCTGCACGAGGCCTTCGAGACCCTGCAGGGCGCCGAGGGCGTGCGGGTGGTGTTTCTGCGCGGAGCCGGCGGCACGTTCAGCGCCGGCGCCGACCTGGAATGGATGCGCGACGCCATCGAGCGGTCCGAGGCCGATAACCGCGAGGACGCGCTCGCCATGGCCGTGATGCTGAAGAGCCTGCGCGACATGCCGGCCCTGACGGTGGCCCTGGTCGAGGGCGGCGCGTTCGGGGGCGGGGCCGGCCTGGCGGCGGCCTGCGACCTCGCGGTCAGCACGGCCGACGCCAAGTTCAGCTTTTCGGAGGTCCGCCTGGGCCTGATCGCGGCGACCATCAGCCCCTATGTGGTGGAGGCCATCGGCCCGCGGCAGGCCCGGGGCCTGTTCGCCACCGGCCGGGTGTTCGACGCCGCCTATGCCGACAAGATCGGCCTGGTCACCGAGGTGGTGGCCGACACCGCCGCGCTCGACGCCGCGCGCGACCGTATCGCGGCCGAGATGATGGCCTGCGCCCCCGGCGCGGTCGAAGCCTCGAAGAAACTGGTGGATGATGTCGCCCATCGTCCCGTCGAAGACGTGATGGAGGAGACCGCCAAGCGCATCGCCCGCGCCCGGGTGGGCGAGGAGGGGCAGGAGGGCGTCCGGGCGTTCCTGGCCAAGCGCAAGCCCAACTGGGCGGTCTGA
- a CDS encoding DUF1489 domain-containing protein has translation MSLHLIKLVVGCDTIQDLLDWHKDPSEPWIMRTRQTPKRAADLLDGGSLYRVFRGVILCRQPILAVTTVGEGVTARCEVTVDPNLVRVAPTPRRAFQGWRYLEPKDAPPDLANAADGDIPTDLARRLREAGAW, from the coding sequence GTGAGCCTGCATCTGATCAAGCTGGTGGTCGGCTGCGACACGATCCAGGACCTGCTCGACTGGCATAAGGACCCGAGCGAGCCCTGGATCATGCGCACGCGCCAGACGCCCAAGCGGGCCGCCGACCTGCTGGACGGCGGCTCGCTCTATCGGGTGTTCCGAGGCGTGATCCTCTGCCGCCAGCCGATCCTGGCGGTGACCACGGTGGGCGAGGGGGTCACGGCCCGCTGCGAGGTGACGGTCGATCCGAACCTGGTCCGCGTGGCGCCGACCCCGCGCCGCGCCTTCCAGGGCTGGCGCTATCTGGAACCCAAGGACGCCCCGCCTGACCTGGCCAACGCCGCTGACGGCGACATCCCCACCGACCTGGCCCGTCGTCTGCGCGAGGCCGGCGCCTGGTAG
- a CDS encoding fatty acid--CoA ligase — MIAEQDREEAVDFDAMPTLGDVARYHALHRPEATALVFEGRETSYSAFNAHVNQVAQALLAAGLSRGDRIAYLGKNSDHYFELLFGALKVGVVMAPIGWRLAAPEIAYVLEDAGARMLFFGPEVAELARQAAADLADLTLVPMEPGFEAWRDAQPPTDPQMPIDETEVAVQLYTSGTTGRPKGAMLSHRNILGGRRKAAEAQLAWNRWSASDISLVAMPVGHIGGTGWGIVGLVNGAKGVVAREFDPFKVLDYIENDHISKMFMVPAALQIVVRQPRAREVDYSRLKYILYGASPIPLDLLRECMEVFGCGFVQQYGMTETCGTIVYLPPEDHDPAGTPRMRAAGLPMPGVELKIVDEAGASLPVHTVGEVAVRSISNMAGYWGLPEATASTVGADGWLRTGDAGYLDEDGYLFIHDRVKDMIISGAENIYPAEVESAVYGHPDVLEVAVIGVPDDQWGEAVKAIVVPKPGTAPTPDDIIAFARGRIAGFKAPKSVDFIAALPRNASGKILRRELREPYWAGRSRRVN; from the coding sequence ATGATCGCTGAACAGGACCGCGAGGAGGCTGTCGACTTCGACGCCATGCCGACCCTCGGCGACGTGGCCCGCTATCACGCCCTCCACCGGCCGGAGGCGACGGCCCTGGTCTTCGAGGGGCGGGAAACCAGCTACTCGGCGTTCAACGCCCACGTGAACCAGGTCGCCCAGGCCCTGCTGGCGGCCGGCCTGAGCCGCGGCGACCGGATCGCCTATCTGGGCAAGAACAGCGACCACTATTTCGAACTGCTGTTCGGGGCGCTGAAGGTCGGGGTGGTCATGGCCCCGATTGGCTGGCGCCTCGCCGCGCCCGAGATCGCCTATGTGCTGGAGGACGCCGGCGCCAGGATGCTGTTCTTCGGTCCCGAGGTCGCCGAGCTGGCGCGCCAGGCCGCCGCGGACCTGGCCGACCTGACCCTCGTACCGATGGAGCCGGGCTTCGAGGCCTGGCGCGACGCCCAGCCCCCCACCGACCCGCAGATGCCGATCGACGAGACCGAGGTCGCCGTCCAGCTCTACACCTCCGGAACAACCGGTCGGCCCAAGGGTGCGATGCTGAGCCACCGCAACATCCTGGGCGGCCGGCGCAAGGCCGCCGAGGCCCAGCTGGCCTGGAACCGCTGGAGCGCCAGCGACATCAGCCTGGTGGCCATGCCCGTCGGCCATATAGGCGGCACCGGCTGGGGGATCGTGGGGCTCGTGAATGGCGCCAAGGGCGTAGTGGCCCGGGAATTCGACCCGTTCAAGGTGCTGGACTACATCGAGAACGACCACATCTCGAAGATGTTCATGGTCCCGGCGGCCTTGCAGATCGTGGTTCGCCAGCCCCGTGCGCGGGAGGTCGACTACAGCCGCCTCAAGTACATCCTCTACGGCGCTTCACCGATCCCGCTGGACCTGCTCCGCGAGTGCATGGAGGTGTTCGGCTGCGGCTTCGTCCAGCAGTACGGCATGACCGAGACCTGTGGCACCATCGTCTATCTGCCGCCCGAGGACCACGATCCGGCCGGAACGCCGCGGATGCGCGCCGCGGGCCTGCCCATGCCGGGGGTGGAGCTGAAGATCGTCGACGAGGCCGGCGCCAGCCTGCCGGTCCATACGGTCGGCGAGGTCGCGGTGCGGTCGATCTCCAACATGGCGGGTTACTGGGGGCTGCCTGAAGCGACGGCGTCCACGGTCGGGGCGGATGGCTGGCTGCGGACCGGCGACGCCGGCTATCTCGACGAGGACGGCTATCTCTTCATCCACGACCGCGTGAAGGACATGATCATCTCCGGGGCGGAGAACATCTATCCGGCCGAGGTGGAGAGCGCCGTCTACGGTCATCCGGACGTGCTCGAGGTCGCGGTGATCGGAGTCCCCGACGACCAGTGGGGCGAGGCGGTGAAGGCCATCGTCGTCCCCAAGCCGGGGACCGCGCCGACGCCGGACGACATCATCGCCTTCGCTCGCGGCCGGATCGCCGGCTTCAAGGCGCCGAAGAGCGTGGACTTCATCGCCGCCCTGCCCCGCAACGCGTCGGGCAAGATCCTGCGCCGGGAGCTACGCGAGCCCTATTGGGCCGGACGGTCGCGTAGGGTGAACTGA
- a CDS encoding LuxR family transcriptional regulator, whose translation MDDKEPDLPDLVSVYAAEIADLGREMGLPFIAVSGDLSSPEPMVDRGGRPFAETVFRWLDPELEYWKDRGFALKSPFVQAARYMAEPFYYADGKLATWRPTRGLDAIAADRASRDHGVARAIIAPAYLPGGVIAAVVWASPDPAVEVAEIFAAQAPRLHAAALRFMGAYHDSRGKLPSARGAMLTRREIQCLKWAAAGKTDAVIGELVRISAPTVRFHLKNAAEKLHVVGRSQAVREAAALGYIGLNFNPARQVPAE comes from the coding sequence GTATATGCCGCCGAGATCGCCGACCTGGGCCGCGAAATGGGCCTTCCCTTCATCGCCGTCAGCGGAGACCTGTCGAGTCCCGAACCGATGGTGGATCGCGGCGGACGGCCCTTCGCCGAGACGGTCTTCCGTTGGCTCGATCCCGAGCTGGAATACTGGAAGGATCGGGGTTTCGCCCTGAAGTCACCGTTCGTCCAGGCGGCGCGCTACATGGCCGAACCCTTCTACTATGCCGACGGCAAGCTCGCGACCTGGCGACCGACCCGGGGACTGGACGCCATCGCCGCCGACCGCGCCAGCCGCGACCATGGCGTGGCCCGCGCCATTATCGCCCCGGCCTATCTGCCTGGCGGGGTGATCGCCGCAGTGGTCTGGGCCAGTCCCGACCCGGCCGTGGAGGTCGCGGAGATCTTCGCCGCCCAGGCGCCGCGGCTCCACGCCGCGGCCCTGCGGTTCATGGGCGCCTATCACGACTCCCGGGGCAAATTGCCCTCGGCCCGCGGCGCCATGCTGACCCGCCGAGAGATCCAGTGCCTGAAGTGGGCGGCGGCCGGCAAGACCGACGCCGTGATCGGCGAGCTGGTGCGCATCTCCGCCCCGACCGTCCGCTTCCACCTGAAGAACGCCGCCGAGAAGCTGCATGTGGTGGGCCGCTCGCAGGCGGTCCGCGAGGCCGCGGCGCTCGGCTACATAGGACTCAACTTCAACCCGGCCCGCCAGGTCCCGGCCGAATAG